Proteins encoded by one window of Primulina huaijiensis isolate GDHJ02 chromosome 1, ASM1229523v2, whole genome shotgun sequence:
- the LOC140982036 gene encoding protein GRAVITROPIC IN THE LIGHT 1-like codes for MFFRFFRSRQDPREKQANGSCEMNVDMEEEWRQYVGAVPFNRDPLTEHSKLSFRSQTNSLDRSRRGLKKSMATKVSNLSHIIQRITASCLLHPHHGGISTDSCDYQSEEEEEFSISNHWEKSLNNKEELPKMMEIQLLMGQVFDGVTAMKRAYVSLQEAHFSWDPERMRVADVAVVAEIQRLGLLRERFRGSFRGMETLREMVAPYEAAVEDLKREVKVKQEQVNTLTEKLKTTTFASSARPKCRVKKRVSCTSQVAVAAAPELFEATMSSVKEASRCFASLLLSLMHSARWDICAVVRSIEATSSATANTSTLTDSAVGANHSKYAIESYVNKKIFQGFSHEDFYMDETQLSSMIHPDKSRRDCFAQYRDMKAMDPLDLLNVLPTCSFGKFCIKKYLSIMHPKMEESLLGDLEQRRQLLHGQHPRSQFYGKFLELSKAVWLLHLLAFSLDPAPSHFETSRWAEFQSEYMESVVRISGSDRGAKVGVSLVVGFQVSPGFKLANGSMVKARVFLIPNNLKM; via the exons ATGTTTTTTAGGTTCTTCAGGTCCCGGCAGGATCCAAG GGAGAAACAGGCAAATGGAAGCTGCGAAATGAATGTAGACATGGAAGAAGAGTGGCGGCAATATGTTGGTGCAGTGCCATTCAATAGGGATCCACTGACTGAGCATTCCAAACTTTCCTTTCGATCCCAGACAAATTCCCTCGACAG AAGCCGGAGAGGACTCAAGAAATCAATGGCAACGAAGGTATCCAATCTTTCTCATATCATCCAACGTATCACGGCTTCTTGCCTCCTCCATCCCCACCACGGCGGCATTTCCACCGACAGCTGCGATTACCAAagtgaggaggaggaggagttTAGTATCAGCAATCACTGGGAGAAAAGCTTAAACAACAAGGAGGAACTACCCAAGATGATGGAGATACAGCTGCTGATGGGTCAGGTGTTCGACGGCGTAACAGCTATGAAGAGGGCGTATGTTAGTCTTCAGGAAGCTCACTTCTCCTGGGATCCCGAAAGAATGCGCGTCGCCGACGTAGCCGTGGTGGCTGAGATACAGCGGCTGGGCCTTCTCAGGGAGAGGTTCAGGGGCAGTTTCCGCGGGATGGAAACGCTGAGAGAGATGGTGGCACCGTACGAGGCGGCGGTGGAGGATCTGAAGAGGGAAGTGAAGGTGAAGCAGGAGCAGGTTAATACTTTGACGGAGAAGCTCAAAACGACCACGTTTGCTAGCAGTGCAAGGCCAAAGTGCAGGGTCAAGAAACGAGTCAGCTGCACCTCCCAAG TTGCGGTTGCTGCTGCACCAGAGCTTTTTGAAGCCACGATGAGCTCAGTTAAAGAAGCCTCGAGATGCTTTGCATCCCTACTCCTCTCCCTCATGCACTCCGCACGATGGGACATTTGCGCAGTCGTAAGATCCATTGAAGCTACGTCTTCTGCCACAGCAAACACCTCCACTCTCACAGACTCTGCAGTCGGGGCCAACCATTCGAAATACGCAATAGAATCCTACGTAAACAAGAAAATATTCCAAGGGTTCAGCCACGAGGACTTTTACATGGACGAGACCCAGCTTTCCTCGATGATTCATCCAGATAAAAGCCGCCGAGATTGCTTCGCTCAATACCGAGACATGAAGGCGATGGACCCATTGGATCTCCTCAACGTTTTGCCAACTTGCAGTTTTGGGAAATTTTGTATCAAGAAATACCTATCCATTATGCACCCGAAGATGGAAGAATCGTTGTTGGGGGATCTGGAGCAGAGGCGGCAATTGCTGCATGGTCAGCACCCGAGAAGTCAGTTTTATGGAAAGTTCTTGGAGTTGTCTAAGGCAGTATGGTTGTTGCATTTGCTGGCGTTCTCTTTGGACCCAGCTCCTAGCCATTTTGAGACGAGTCGATGGGCGGAATTTCAGTCGGAGTATATGGAGAGCGTGGTTCGGATATCGGGCAGCGATCGCGGTGCTAAGGTTGGTGTTTCGTTGGTTGTAGGATTCCAAGTGAGCCCGGGATTTAAGCTTGCGAATGGGTCTATGGTCAAAGCGAGGGTCTTTCTGATTCCCAATAATCTGAAAATGTAg